GCACAGGTGGCTAatgctttcctggtgaaccagaagctatgtgttgacgcccaggggggctgggctacacaatccttctggtacacctgtgattcgctctcctcctccgttttcgaaataaccggggcagcacgacaaatcaggatcgtagggagggatttcagtgggtatgacgtttatcgaacgcaacaccctcccccagggtagttcggctgtgcccgccccctccctgaatcacaacagtaatggcggcgtgcgaggagttatcatgcgtcgggatggaagcagcaatttcagcggtgttatccaaaataacgtaagttgattttctaaaggacgttgttctgttttggttcccgacctggcggtgCTTAcctgacgacacgtcctacgtcacaaagcttcaacgtgagtggtcgaagtgacatgtcattcatatgaggttgctccaaccgcgtgcaagcatcttttgactaaaccccgcctgcggagaggcgtgaaagggcagtgtaccagtagcctgttacttacaggctactggttcaccaggaaaggctAATGCATGTCCCATGGGGGAAAAGTAGTCTAATTCATCATACACGTGGTGATTCttcgaaaaaaaggaaaaacggaagcgctgcaaggatccaaacttttcaacacgggtgctctaacagtcaGTGGGTAGTAGACAacaaaaaataacacaaaatcgggcagtcatgggtgagcggttagggcgtcagacttgcatcccagaggttgccggttcgactcccgacccgccaggttggtgcggggagtaatcaaccagtgctctcccccatcctcctccatgactgaggtaccctgagcatgataccgtcccaccgcactgctccccatggggcgccactgagggctgcccccttgcacgggtgaggcataaatgcaattccgttgtgtgcagtgttcacttgtgtgctgtggagtgctgtgtcacaatgacaatggcagttggagtttcccagttggcttttactttcactttcactttcaaaataaagaggaggaaactgtggcactctggTTGCAATATTGTTTTACTTTTTCAAGGTAAATGAAGACCATGTAGGTGGAAACGTGTCGGGCAGTCTATTTTAAACACAATTTCCCATTATGTAGGCTACTTAAACCAAGGGTTCCAGTACTACTGGCAGAGACTGTACAGATGCATATTACTAGCTGTGTTctgttttctgtctttctgtgtcgcCTGGTAGAGCTCAGCAGAGTCTGCAGTGGAACATAGTGACCagatgtttgatgacatcattcaCTCTGttgagagaaggcgctctgaggtgagagagctgatcagagctcaggagaaggctgaggtgagtcgagctgaacAACTCCTGCAACAAGTGGAGCAGGAGATCTCTGAGCTGAAGAAGAGAGTTGCTGAGATGGagcagctttcacacacacaggatcacatccatttcctcaaggtaaCTAACCGAGAAAAACCTTCAACTGTATCTCAACATTAAAAACTCTTTaagaaagagatgggagagcACTGCCTTTGGTTTCAAATAATTGTTCCGTGCAGGTGCCCTTCAAGGGAAAAAGAGCATCTTGAACATCAAAATTAAGGAGGGTCACGAGGCAACTCTGCTTTTGAGTGCTTTGGGGTATTTTTTTGGGCCACATGCGCCGACGCAATGTGTAAGGTGAAATACATGACATGGAATGGCTTCAgtctcaagtttaagctgctgttaaTTGAATGCGAGCCAGGCCAcgcctagtgacgcaacatcttcggAGCCTCTACTAAAACAAAGGACTTAATAGCGACTTGCCTAGTAACCCTCTTTTATTTTGAGTTTCTTGATTTGACGTAGCcaatgcagatggggtcgccggctggcctattaactatttgctgaaaatactcaactacatcacaactacattaagacatagacatgacaattttggtgacagtaaggtttaaCATAGGTGTTAATATGTATGATGCTGGCTTTCGTTTTACGTTTCGTTTACGCACAACATTCAGTATTGTCAAACATGAAGCTACTTCATGAATCTACTTTATTTAATTAGTTTTTTGTtacacatttgtatgtgtgtgggtgcatgtgtgtgtgtgtttgtgtgtgtgtgtgtgtgtgtgtgtgtgtgtgtgtgtgtgtgtgtgcgtgcgtgcgtgcgtgcatgcgtgtgtgtgtttctatacagAATGTAGGGTCCATCTCTGATATTCCTGGCAGTAAAATTCCAACCAGCCTGAATGTTAACTCCAACCTCTACCTTGATCTGGTGAAAACATCCGTCTCTGCACTGAAGATGGAGCTACCTGTAGAGGAGAAATTAGAGTCGATCTTCAGTCAGGTTGCAGTCaaaatatctgcagcaggttaGATGGATATAGAAAGTGACAAAATATATAGCAAGATGTGAATAAGGACTTACTTGATCCCCCATGCATTAGTGCACTGAGAGACTCTTAATGGTTGCATGTTTAATATGTGTAAAAGTAaatgaatttgtatgtgtgtctgctacTAGACATCTGAATTcccttcgggattaatacattTCACAGTAATTAAATCTAGTCTACCTCGTGTGTACATCAAAAGTGACCAGAGCGAATGCAAAGTCGCCAGGGACGAAGCGAACTGGGATCGAATTTCAGCCATTAAAAGTCaattaatattatggtaatgagtagAATTACATTGTCACGAGAATTGTATAATGACACATTTCAGCATTTCAGCTTTCAATTGCAATGTTCATATCACCGTTGTGTGATTAGCTATATCAAATATAGGAAAATTACACCCAGAGCAGATGCAGAAACTTTTTCAAGGACTTTTTCAAGGTCGCTTTAGTTATTTCTGGTGTACACGCAGAGTCATAGGACGGGAAAAGCCTATGAGGCGTTTAGTGTCAACACGGCTCTAAGGAGTCAAGGAGTTGAACCATTACATAGTTGAATGGTTTGGGAAAAAAACATACCAGCCAATCAGAATGCGGGACCTTGTGATACATGTGTATAAATGGGTGTCTCTGTGTTGGTCTCCAGATACGGATCCTGATCTCACAGTCAAAAGCACAGGGAGTTTATTGTGGCTGCCCCCACTCAGTAAGTCATTACAAAGATATTTTGTCAGCATCCACAAGCTTACATTTAAAGTTGGTGCCACTCATATGTTGGGAACTTGTCTCATACAGTATAATTTCATTGAAGTCATTTTAAAGTCCCACTAACTGGTGCACAGGACCTAACATACTGTATGATGtctatagggtcattccatgcaGATTGAACAAATCTCTTCTCACTCACATCACAAaatattctgaaaatattactggttgttgttgtttatgtaacagatgttgcattgttttgttcACCAGTGTTTTTGTTCTGAGGAAATAGACACTCACAAATAATCTGCTGAGGGCGGTTTGCAAATGTCCAGTGGCATTGACACATTTCCAACAAGCTGAAAGAGGCCAGTGGGCTCGTTTTTGATGAAGCTGTGATGCTGTCGCTATGCAGCGTACAGGtccactttgccagtttgatgcattttgCTGAGAAAATTCTCTATAtttaatattatatttatattaaaaTCTCTATATTCTTGGTGTAAAATAAAATAGAAGGGGGGTGCATAAAAGGTCAGAAAATGTACATTATCAAAAAGAAAGGGTTATTAAACCTTCcggaaaaaaaaaagtgtaaataGTTTGAGACAAAAGTGCATGGAGATTTCATC
The window above is part of the Engraulis encrasicolus isolate BLACKSEA-1 unplaced genomic scaffold, IST_EnEncr_1.0 scaffold_707_np1212, whole genome shotgun sequence genome. Proteins encoded here:
- the LOC134444752 gene encoding uncharacterized protein LOC134444752 — translated: MDQHKGHDTISATEEWSNEKERLGQSQRRCQQTIHKREKELQELRRAVETLKSSAESAVEHSDQMFDDIIHSVERRRSEVRELIRAQEKAEVSRAEQLLQQVEQEISELKKRVAEMEQLSHTQDHIHFLKNVGSISDIPGSKIPTSLNVNSNLYLDLVKTSVSALKMELPVEEKLESIFSQVAVKISAADTDPDLTVKSTGSLLWLPPLMSEPVTREDFRQSLAAFSCWERLSEL